A single Pseudomonas sp. MM223 DNA region contains:
- the acoR_1 gene encoding Acetoin catabolism regulatory protein (*Name acoR_1), protein MLAANSRAHVDCVSRVLKNADRLPQAPVPPLILDSWRRSMELYRLDPGSQQGPRILSQSLLNECRERAELFLRIASDAVARLHERVRGADYCVLLTDAQGRTIDYRVESAIRNDCRKAGLYLGTCWSEGEEGTCGVAAVLTSKAPVTVHKRDHFRAAFIGLTCTAAPVFDPQGELLGVVDVSALQSPDDRRSQHLIRQLVEQTAREIENAFFMHSAQGHWVMRAHGTPGYVESQPDYLLAWDADGRLQAINSLARQRLVQHLGRLPEHIGELFDMGQLRRVNTSSAQRLPGLGGLYGRVSAPQQRQRVQPVQQAQDARIEQHLRLATRVKDCNLAVLVQGETGAGKEVFARQLHQQSQRRDGPFVTLNCAAIPENLIESELFGYVAGAFTGASSKGMQGLLQQAGGGTLFLDEIGDMPLNLQTRLLRVLAEGEVAPLGAARRERVDIQVICATHRDLAAMVKDGRFREDLYFRLANARFELPPLREREDRLGLIHRLLAEEAQACGVEVVLADDALQALLVYRWPGNLRQLRQVLRYACAVSEGGQVQVQGLPQEVRGEAVSSPESGLSCPARQLLLDALIRHRWKPADAARALGISRATLYRRVHEHRIEMPRMKGQA, encoded by the coding sequence ATGCTTGCCGCGAACTCCCGAGCCCATGTCGACTGTGTCAGCCGGGTGCTGAAGAATGCCGACCGTCTGCCACAGGCACCGGTGCCACCGCTGATCCTCGATTCATGGCGCCGTTCCATGGAGCTGTACCGCCTCGACCCCGGGTCCCAGCAGGGGCCGCGTATCCTGTCCCAAAGCCTGCTCAACGAATGCCGCGAACGCGCCGAGCTGTTCCTGCGCATTGCCAGCGATGCCGTGGCACGGTTGCACGAGCGAGTGCGCGGCGCTGACTACTGCGTGCTGCTGACCGACGCCCAGGGGCGTACCATCGATTACCGGGTTGAATCGGCCATCCGCAATGACTGCCGCAAGGCCGGGTTGTACCTGGGCACCTGTTGGTCGGAAGGCGAAGAGGGCACCTGTGGTGTGGCGGCGGTGCTGACCAGCAAGGCCCCGGTCACGGTGCACAAGCGCGATCACTTCCGCGCAGCCTTCATCGGGCTGACCTGTACGGCGGCGCCGGTGTTCGACCCGCAGGGCGAGTTGCTGGGCGTGGTAGATGTCTCGGCCTTGCAGTCACCGGACGACCGTCGCAGCCAGCACCTGATCCGCCAGTTGGTCGAGCAGACTGCCCGTGAAATCGAAAACGCCTTCTTCATGCACAGTGCCCAGGGCCACTGGGTGATGCGTGCCCATGGCACGCCAGGTTATGTGGAAAGCCAGCCCGACTACCTGCTGGCCTGGGATGCCGACGGCCGCTTGCAGGCTATCAACAGCCTGGCGCGGCAACGGCTGGTGCAGCACCTTGGGCGCTTGCCCGAGCACATTGGCGAACTGTTCGACATGGGCCAGCTACGGCGCGTCAACACGTCGTCCGCCCAGCGCCTGCCGGGGCTGGGCGGGTTGTATGGCCGGGTCAGCGCCCCGCAGCAGCGTCAACGCGTGCAACCCGTGCAGCAGGCGCAGGACGCCCGCATCGAGCAGCATTTGCGGCTGGCCACGCGGGTCAAGGACTGCAACCTGGCGGTTTTGGTCCAAGGCGAGACAGGGGCCGGCAAAGAGGTGTTTGCCCGCCAGTTGCACCAGCAAAGCCAGCGCCGCGACGGCCCATTTGTCACCTTGAACTGCGCCGCCATCCCCGAAAACCTGATCGAGAGCGAGCTGTTTGGCTATGTAGCCGGGGCCTTCACCGGGGCTTCCAGCAAAGGCATGCAAGGGCTGTTGCAGCAAGCGGGTGGCGGCACCCTGTTTCTCGACGAAATCGGTGACATGCCGCTGAACCTGCAAACCCGCCTGCTGCGCGTGCTGGCCGAAGGCGAGGTGGCGCCGCTGGGTGCGGCACGGCGCGAGCGGGTGGACATTCAGGTGATCTGCGCCACCCACCGTGACCTGGCGGCGATGGTGAAGGATGGGCGTTTCCGTGAGGATCTGTACTTCCGCCTGGCCAATGCCCGGTTCGAGTTGCCGCCGCTGCGCGAGCGTGAGGATCGGCTGGGGTTGATTCATCGGTTACTGGCCGAGGAGGCCCAGGCCTGTGGCGTTGAGGTGGTATTGGCAGACGATGCGCTGCAAGCGCTGTTGGTGTACCGCTGGCCGGGGAACCTGCGCCAGTTGCGGCAGGTGCTGCGCTATGCCTGCGCGGTGAGTGAAGGTGGGCAGGTGCAAGTGCAGGGCTTGCCGCAAGAGGTGCGCGGGGAGGCGGTTTCTTCGCCTGAAAGCGGGCTGTCCTGCCCGGCCCGGCAGCTGTTGCTGGATGCATTGATCCGCCATCGCTGGAAGCCGGCTGATGCGGCGCGGGCATTGGGAATTTCGCGGGCGACCTTGTATCGACGGGTGCACGAGCACCGCATCGAGATGCCGCGCATGAAAGGCCAGGCCTGA
- the accC gene encoding Biotin carboxylase (*Name accC) — protein MSGKLEKVLIANRGEIALRILRACKELGIKTVAVHSTADRELMHLGLADESVCIGPASSKDSYLHIPAIIAAAEVTGATAIHPGYGFLAENADFAEQVEKSGFAFIGPKADTIRLMGDKVSAKDAMIKSGVPTVPGSDGPLPEDEEVALAIARDVGYPVIIKAAGGGGGRGMRVVHKEEDLISSAKLTRTEAGAAFGNPMVYLEKFLTNPRHVEVQVLSDGQGNAIHLGDRDCSLQRRHQKVLEEAPAPGIDEKARQEVFKRCVDACIEIGYRGAGTFEFLYENGSFYFIEMNTRVQVEHPVSEMVTGIDIVKEMLSIAAGNKLSFRQEDVVIRGHSLECRINAEDPKKFIPSPGKVKHFHAPGGNGVRVDSHLYSGYSVPPNYDSLIGKLITYGKDRDEAMARMRNALDEIVVDGIKTNIPLHRDLVRDEGFCKGGVNIHYLEHKLANQD, from the coding sequence ATGTCTGGGAAGCTCGAAAAAGTCCTGATCGCCAACCGCGGGGAAATTGCCCTGCGGATCCTGCGTGCCTGCAAAGAGCTGGGCATCAAAACCGTCGCTGTGCACTCCACCGCCGACCGTGAACTGATGCACCTGGGCCTGGCAGACGAGTCGGTCTGCATCGGCCCTGCATCGTCCAAGGATTCCTACCTGCATATCCCGGCAATCATCGCTGCCGCCGAAGTCACCGGCGCCACCGCGATTCACCCGGGCTACGGCTTCCTGGCAGAAAACGCCGACTTCGCCGAACAGGTAGAAAAATCCGGCTTCGCCTTCATCGGCCCTAAAGCCGACACCATTCGCCTGATGGGCGACAAGGTTTCGGCCAAGGACGCGATGATCAAGTCGGGCGTGCCAACCGTACCGGGCTCCGATGGCCCGCTGCCGGAAGACGAAGAAGTCGCCCTGGCGATTGCCCGTGACGTCGGCTACCCGGTGATCATCAAGGCCGCCGGTGGCGGTGGTGGTCGCGGCATGCGCGTGGTGCACAAGGAAGAGGACCTGATTTCCTCGGCCAAGCTCACCCGTACCGAAGCCGGTGCTGCCTTCGGCAACCCGATGGTCTACCTGGAGAAGTTCCTGACCAACCCACGCCACGTGGAAGTGCAGGTACTGTCCGACGGCCAGGGCAACGCCATCCACCTGGGCGACCGTGACTGCTCGCTGCAGCGCCGTCACCAGAAGGTATTGGAAGAAGCACCAGCCCCGGGCATCGACGAGAAAGCCCGTCAGGAAGTGTTCAAGCGTTGCGTCGATGCGTGCATCGAGATTGGCTACCGTGGTGCCGGTACGTTCGAGTTCCTGTACGAGAACGGCAGCTTCTACTTCATCGAGATGAACACCCGTGTGCAGGTTGAGCACCCGGTGTCGGAGATGGTTACCGGTATCGACATCGTCAAGGAGATGCTGAGCATCGCCGCTGGCAACAAGCTGTCGTTCCGCCAGGAAGACGTGGTTATCCGTGGCCACTCGCTGGAATGCCGTATCAACGCCGAAGACCCGAAGAAGTTCATCCCGAGCCCAGGCAAGGTGAAGCACTTCCACGCCCCAGGCGGCAACGGCGTACGCGTCGATTCGCACCTGTACAGCGGTTATTCGGTTCCGCCGAACTACGACTCGCTGATCGGCAAGCTGATCACCTACGGCAAGGACCGCGACGAAGCCATGGCGCGCATGCGCAATGCCCTGGACGAGATCGTCGTCGACGGCATCAAGACCAACATCCCGCTGCACCGCGACCTGGTGCGTGATGAAGGTTTCTGCAAAGGCGGCGTCAACATTCACTACCTCGAGCACAAACTGGCCAACCAGGACTGA
- the accB gene encoding Biotin carboxyl carrier protein of acetyl-CoA carboxylase (*Name accB) produces MDIRKVKKLIELLEESGIDELEIKEGEESVRISRHSKTPAAQQFYAPAPMAAAPAAAPVAAAAPVAEAAAAAPALKGTVIRSPMVGTFYRKPSPTSPNFAEVGQSVKKGDTLCIVEAMKMMNHIEADVGGVIDAILVEDGQPVEFDQPLFTVV; encoded by the coding sequence ATGGATATCCGTAAAGTCAAGAAACTGATCGAGCTGCTGGAAGAGTCTGGCATCGACGAACTGGAGATCAAGGAAGGCGAAGAGTCGGTCCGTATCAGCCGTCACAGCAAGACCCCAGCTGCCCAGCAGTTCTACGCACCAGCACCGATGGCTGCCGCCCCGGCTGCTGCCCCGGTTGCCGCTGCTGCTCCAGTCGCCGAAGCCGCTGCCGCTGCTCCGGCCCTGAAAGGCACCGTGATCCGCTCGCCAATGGTAGGCACCTTCTACCGCAAGCCTTCGCCGACCTCGCCAAACTTCGCTGAAGTTGGCCAGTCCGTGAAGAAAGGCGACACCCTGTGCATCGTCGAAGCCATGAAGATGATGAACCACATCGAAGCCGATGTTGGCGGTGTCATCGACGCCATCCTGGTAGAAGACGGCCAGCCGGTTGAGTTCGACCAGCCGCTGTTCACCGTCGTTTGA
- the aroQ1_1 gene encoding 3-dehydroquinate dehydratase 1 (*Name aroQ1_1) codes for MATLLVLHGPNLNLLGTREPGHYGAVTLAQINQDLEQRARAAGHHLQYLQSNAEYELIDRIHAARNEGVDFILINPAAFTHTSVALRDALLAVSIPFIEVHLSNVHKREPFRHHSYFSDVAVGVICGLGASGYRLALESALEQLAANAQPK; via the coding sequence ATGGCAACGCTACTGGTGCTCCACGGCCCCAACCTCAACCTGCTCGGTACTCGCGAGCCTGGCCATTACGGCGCCGTGACCCTGGCCCAGATCAACCAGGACCTGGAGCAACGTGCCCGCGCCGCAGGCCACCATCTGCAGTACCTGCAGAGCAATGCCGAATACGAACTGATCGACCGCATTCACGCCGCACGCAACGAGGGTGTGGACTTCATCCTGATCAATCCGGCTGCTTTCACCCACACAAGCGTCGCATTACGTGACGCATTGCTTGCGGTGAGCATCCCATTCATCGAAGTGCACCTGTCCAACGTGCACAAACGCGAACCGTTCCGTCACCACTCCTACTTTTCCGATGTTGCCGTAGGGGTGATCTGCGGCCTGGGCGCCAGCGGTTATCGCTTGGCCCTGGAGTCCGCGCTGGAACAACTGGCTGCCAACGCACAGCCCAAATGA
- the dsbD_1 gene encoding Thiol:disulfide interchange protein DsbD (*Name dsbD_1), translating into MRRLFFLLFLLLASPAFATGLLDNRPSATLGAASLANNADFLPVHEAFKLSLVQADAQTLKLRFVATEGYYLYRHRFQFRTEPADIALGTPNIPKGEAKHDEFFGDVEVYHGVLDIELPRTDPRAFTLLVSYQGCADKGLCYPPETARLSIDGEGGANAPATAEHGWNWKSLLLFFLAGVGLTFTPCVLPMLPILSGVVLRGQVGGLRGLALSLAYVLPMAASFAALGALMGLFGAGLNLQARLQSAWVLVPFALFFVLFALAMFGLFELKLPQALSNRLNNVANHTRGGSLLGAAVLGVLSSLLVSPCVSAPLAGALLYISASGDALGGALKLFALGLGMGAPLLLVATGGAAWLPKSGPWMNTVKNAIGVLLLGLAIGLLSRVLPGPVTLLLVGFLAAGVALFLGALEFVVKTTRQRLAQLLGLALLVYALACWYGALSGQGDPLRPLPVATLAATGTGQAVQADAWQTLTSPAALDAALAQAKAAGQPVLLDWYADWCISCKVIEHEVLNAPQVQPQLAGFKLLRFDITESNAEQRKLLDRYQLFGPPALLFFAANGGEITADRVIGEINAGEFAQILTRVRGKVGL; encoded by the coding sequence GCCGACTTCCTGCCGGTACACGAAGCCTTCAAGCTCAGCCTGGTCCAGGCCGACGCGCAAACCCTCAAGCTGCGCTTCGTTGCCACCGAGGGCTATTACCTCTACCGCCACCGCTTCCAGTTCCGCACCGAGCCAGCGGACATCGCTCTGGGCACCCCGAATATCCCCAAGGGCGAGGCCAAGCACGATGAGTTCTTCGGCGACGTCGAGGTGTACCACGGTGTGCTCGACATCGAGTTGCCGCGCACCGACCCGCGTGCCTTCACCCTGCTGGTGAGTTACCAGGGCTGTGCCGACAAAGGCCTGTGCTACCCACCAGAAACCGCACGCCTGAGCATCGATGGCGAAGGCGGCGCCAACGCCCCCGCAACAGCCGAACACGGCTGGAACTGGAAATCACTGCTGTTGTTCTTCCTCGCCGGGGTCGGCCTGACCTTTACCCCGTGCGTACTACCGATGCTGCCGATCTTGTCGGGCGTAGTGTTACGTGGCCAGGTGGGCGGCCTGCGCGGGCTGGCCCTGTCGCTGGCGTACGTGCTGCCGATGGCGGCCAGTTTCGCGGCCCTCGGCGCGCTGATGGGCCTGTTCGGCGCTGGCCTGAACCTGCAGGCGCGCCTGCAGTCGGCCTGGGTGCTGGTGCCGTTCGCCCTGTTCTTTGTGCTGTTCGCCCTGGCCATGTTCGGCCTGTTCGAGCTGAAGCTGCCCCAGGCCCTGAGCAACCGCCTGAACAACGTCGCCAACCATACCCGGGGTGGCTCGCTGCTGGGCGCGGCTGTGCTCGGCGTGCTCTCCAGCCTGCTGGTTTCACCTTGTGTGTCAGCCCCTCTGGCTGGCGCCTTGCTGTATATCAGTGCCAGTGGCGATGCCCTGGGCGGCGCACTCAAGCTGTTCGCCCTGGGCCTGGGGATGGGGGCGCCATTGCTGCTGGTGGCTACCGGTGGCGCGGCCTGGCTGCCGAAAAGCGGCCCCTGGATGAACACGGTGAAAAACGCCATCGGCGTACTGCTGCTGGGGCTGGCCATCGGCTTGCTCAGCCGTGTGCTGCCGGGCCCTGTGACCTTGCTGCTGGTGGGTTTCCTCGCCGCTGGCGTGGCCCTGTTCCTCGGCGCCCTGGAGTTCGTCGTCAAGACCACACGCCAGCGCCTGGCCCAACTGCTCGGCCTGGCCTTGCTGGTGTACGCCCTGGCCTGCTGGTACGGCGCCCTGAGCGGCCAAGGCGACCCGCTTCGCCCGCTGCCCGTTGCAACACTGGCGGCCACCGGCACAGGCCAGGCGGTACAGGCGGACGCCTGGCAGACCCTCACATCCCCTGCCGCACTGGACGCCGCACTGGCCCAAGCCAAGGCGGCCGGCCAGCCGGTGCTGCTGGACTGGTACGCCGACTGGTGTATCAGCTGCAAGGTGATCGAGCATGAGGTGCTCAACGCGCCGCAGGTGCAACCGCAGCTGGCCGGCTTCAAGCTGCTGCGTTTCGACATCACCGAGAGCAATGCCGAGCAACGCAAACTGCTCGACCGCTACCAGCTATTCGGCCCACCTGCCCTGCTGTTCTTTGCCGCGAACGGCGGCGAAATTACCGCTGATCGGGTGATTGGCGAGATAAACGCCGGTGAATTTGCGCAAATTCTGACACGCGTACGCGGCAAAGTCGGTCTATAA